A single region of the Biomaibacter acetigenes genome encodes:
- the scfB gene encoding thioether cross-link-forming SCIFF peptide maturase, producing the protein MTGQIHKFKVFDKNIVLDVNSGSVLEVDDLVYDVLDYYEKLGADDIIKQLEGKYEKAEILEALSEIEEIKGGHMIYTEADFFSAIKQIKGRQYVKALCLNVAHDCNLRCKYCFAAKGDYHGRRELMSKDVGRNAVDFLVEHSGNINNLEIDFFGGEPLMALDTVKEVVSYARNIEEKSGKKFHFTITTNAVLLNDETIDYLHENMDNIVLSLDGRKEVNDRIRVRADGSGSYDKIAANIKKMVTLREKEHKDYYVRGTFTNKNLDFAEDVFHMADLGFREISVEPVVGKEGDLLLADGDEQVIYHQYEKIAREYLRRRNSGKNPFRFYHFNVNIYHGPCIYKRLAACGAGREYLAVTPSGDIYPCHQFVGLDEFVMGNVFEKKLNENIIKRFKETHVFSKPECSGCWARFYCSGGCNANNYQINGDMNIPYDMTCKLQKKRIEIAIYLGIAGTKRDMKQVNTLC; encoded by the coding sequence TTGACAGGACAGATACATAAGTTTAAAGTTTTTGACAAAAACATTGTTTTGGATGTCAACAGCGGGTCGGTATTAGAAGTAGATGACCTGGTCTACGATGTTTTGGACTATTATGAAAAACTTGGCGCAGATGATATTATAAAACAACTTGAAGGTAAGTATGAAAAGGCCGAAATTCTTGAAGCACTGTCGGAAATAGAAGAAATCAAGGGCGGACATATGATATATACCGAAGCGGACTTTTTTTCTGCCATAAAACAGATTAAAGGCAGACAGTATGTCAAGGCACTGTGTCTAAACGTAGCCCACGACTGCAATCTCCGGTGCAAGTACTGTTTTGCGGCCAAGGGGGATTATCACGGCAGGAGAGAGTTGATGTCAAAAGATGTGGGCAGGAATGCTGTGGATTTCCTGGTGGAGCATTCGGGAAATATCAATAACCTGGAGATAGATTTTTTTGGCGGGGAACCGCTAATGGCGCTGGATACGGTAAAAGAAGTGGTTTCATATGCCAGAAATATTGAAGAAAAATCCGGTAAAAAATTTCATTTTACCATTACCACCAACGCCGTTCTTTTAAATGACGAAACGATAGATTATCTTCACGAAAATATGGACAATATTGTACTCAGCCTCGACGGACGAAAAGAGGTCAACGATCGTATAAGAGTCAGGGCCGATGGCTCTGGGTCTTACGATAAGATTGCTGCCAATATTAAAAAAATGGTGACATTGAGAGAGAAAGAGCATAAAGATTACTATGTGAGGGGCACTTTTACCAACAAAAACCTGGATTTTGCCGAAGATGTATTTCACATGGCAGATTTGGGCTTCAGGGAAATCTCCGTGGAGCCGGTGGTGGGCAAGGAAGGAGATTTGCTGCTGGCTGACGGTGATGAACAGGTTATATACCATCAGTATGAAAAAATTGCACGCGAATATTTGCGGAGGAGAAATTCCGGCAAAAATCCATTCAGATTCTATCACTTCAATGTGAACATATATCACGGTCCTTGCATATATAAGAGACTTGCGGCCTGCGGCGCCGGCAGGGAATACCTGGCGGTAACTCCGAGCGGAGACATATATCCATGCCATCAATTTGTGGGCCTTGATGAGTTTGTCATGGGAAATGTGTTTGAAAAAAAATTAAATGAAAATATAATAAAACGTTTTAAAGAAACTCATGTGTTTTCGAAACCTGAATGCTCCGGGTGCTGGGCCAGGTTCTACTGCAGCGGAGGGTGCAATGCCAACAATTATCAGATAAACGGAGATATGAACATACCCTATGACATGACATGCAAGCTGCAGAAAAAGAGGATAGAAATCGCAATTTATCTTGGTATAGCAGGCACTAAAAGAGATATGAAACAGGTCAATACCCTTTGCTAA
- a CDS encoding MFS transporter codes for MNNFILPLVLISLGHFFIDFYGNILPGLMPAITKNLGLSMTLSGLLFTMLSITSSWLQPFFGYLGGRFRAPLVLAISVMISAVFMAMVGVANSYIFLLVMVTLAGIGSSLYHPIGSVSIATLSTKNQGFIMALYITAGTVGMTLAPISATLSKNAFGFKGLLLLGLPGITAGIIMLIYKNQLSSPGSLKISPDRRSSLFHTHFKYLVLMVIVVGFRTWVLSTFTIYTTMFYVSRGLSEAASSGILSLFLLFQSIGGIAGGFVSDRIGVKKTLIYSALVSIICLVVFFNIQGPVSIACLLLSGALIQSAFPGSVVLAQRLYPQNPSIATGFMQGFTFGMGGLGGLFTGVLSDALGGNLFIAMMSTIAFLGVSLAGSLMVPMTGENQTKGIEEIGVN; via the coding sequence ATGAATAATTTTATATTACCGCTTGTTTTGATTTCACTGGGCCATTTTTTTATTGATTTTTATGGGAATATTTTACCCGGTTTGATGCCTGCCATAACAAAAAACCTGGGTTTATCCATGACTTTATCGGGACTGCTGTTTACTATGCTTTCCATCACTTCTTCCTGGTTACAGCCATTCTTCGGATACCTGGGGGGCAGATTTAGAGCCCCGTTGGTTCTGGCGATTTCGGTAATGATTTCCGCTGTTTTCATGGCCATGGTTGGGGTGGCAAACAGCTATATATTCCTGCTGGTGATGGTAACACTCGCAGGTATTGGCTCTTCACTATATCATCCCATAGGTTCTGTTTCCATTGCTACCCTGTCTACAAAAAACCAGGGTTTCATCATGGCTTTATATATTACAGCCGGCACTGTGGGTATGACCCTGGCTCCCATTTCAGCTACCCTTTCCAAGAACGCGTTTGGGTTTAAAGGACTTCTTCTTCTTGGATTGCCTGGTATAACTGCGGGCATAATAATGTTGATTTATAAAAATCAATTGAGCAGTCCCGGCAGTCTAAAGATAAGTCCCGATCGGCGCTCAAGCTTATTCCACACCCATTTTAAATATCTGGTACTGATGGTAATAGTGGTAGGGTTCAGGACGTGGGTATTAAGCACTTTTACCATATATACTACCATGTTCTATGTTTCGAGAGGGCTCTCAGAAGCGGCAAGCTCGGGGATCCTTTCGCTTTTTCTATTATTTCAGAGCATAGGTGGTATAGCCGGAGGCTTTGTTTCCGACCGGATTGGAGTTAAAAAGACCCTTATATATTCAGCGCTTGTTTCCATTATATGTCTGGTAGTATTCTTCAATATCCAGGGTCCGGTTTCCATCGCCTGTTTACTATTGAGCGGAGCTTTGATTCAATCGGCATTTCCAGGGTCGGTGGTCCTTGCCCAGAGGTTGTACCCGCAAAATCCGAGCATTGCCACAGGTTTTATGCAGGGCTTTACCTTTGGCATGGGAGGACTCGGGGGACTATTCACGGGAGTTCTTTCCGATGCCCTGGGCGGGAATCTGTTTATTGCCATGATGAGTACCATTGCCTTTCTGGGGGTTTCCCTGGCGGGCAGCCTGATGGTTCCGATGACCGGTGAAAATCAAACAAAAGGTATTGAAGAAATTGGTGTAAATTAA
- a CDS encoding DUF1232 domain-containing protein, whose amino-acid sequence MSGVKSLGLLREAWVALKYMLDPAIPLNQKIWVIVSLLYLVSPVDFMPDPIFGIGIIDDIVVILLMLSFMAGRLKKYDENKNDSRRGQKQREAQDAIDVEYEVIDDDKK is encoded by the coding sequence ATGAGCGGTGTTAAGTCTTTGGGTTTATTAAGGGAAGCTTGGGTTGCTTTGAAGTATATGCTAGACCCTGCGATACCCTTAAATCAGAAAATATGGGTTATTGTTTCACTGCTTTATCTCGTTTCTCCGGTGGATTTTATGCCCGACCCCATTTTTGGAATAGGGATTATAGATGACATAGTAGTTATATTGTTGATGCTTTCTTTCATGGCCGGCAGGCTAAAGAAATATGATGAAAACAAAAACGATTCCCGTCGTGGGCAAAAACAAAGGGAGGCCCAGGACGCCATCGACGTGGAGTATGAAGTGATTGATGATGATAAAAAATAA
- the iadA gene encoding beta-aspartyl-peptidase, with protein sequence MMMTLIRQADVYSPEHLGKKDIFIGGGKILKIAGEIHIPGDFGDVTIIDADGSICAPGFIDGHVHITGGGGEGGFQNRTPEIQLSHLTTAGITCVIGLLGTDGTTRSIPELLAKARGLEAEGISALIYTGAYEVPTRTITGSARSDIVLIDKIIGVGEIAVSDHRSSHPSERELARLISEARVGGIISGKAGVVHVHFGDDRTKMEPLFNLFKTIEIPITQVIPTHLNRNPYLFEDAIKFGKMGGFIDITSGIFPYEQDKNPIKPSKAIKTLLDEGVPLSQITLSSDGNGSSPIFNQNGKLVGLGIGSVKTLWQETMDLVKQEGLDLEKALCPITRNVAGALKLSDHKGEIKEGLDADMVLLTQDLDIHTVICKGRIMVENKVPKVFGTFEKRGGFAKL encoded by the coding sequence ATGATGATGACACTGATAAGGCAGGCGGATGTTTACAGCCCCGAACACCTGGGCAAAAAAGATATTTTTATTGGCGGTGGCAAAATTTTAAAGATTGCCGGGGAAATCCATATCCCCGGAGATTTCGGCGATGTCACGATAATAGATGCCGACGGTTCAATTTGTGCGCCGGGTTTTATCGACGGCCATGTCCATATCACAGGCGGTGGCGGTGAGGGAGGCTTTCAAAATAGAACCCCTGAAATTCAACTAAGCCACCTTACCACGGCGGGTATAACCTGTGTCATAGGTTTACTGGGTACCGACGGCACTACACGTTCCATCCCCGAGCTACTGGCAAAAGCCAGAGGTCTGGAGGCCGAAGGGATTTCTGCCCTGATCTATACAGGAGCTTATGAAGTCCCTACCAGGACCATAACCGGTAGTGCCAGATCAGATATCGTTTTAATCGATAAAATCATTGGTGTGGGGGAAATTGCCGTATCAGACCACCGTTCTTCCCATCCCAGTGAGCGGGAATTAGCGAGGCTCATTTCTGAAGCCCGGGTAGGTGGAATTATCAGCGGCAAGGCAGGTGTGGTGCATGTACACTTCGGCGACGACCGCACAAAAATGGAGCCTTTATTCAATCTGTTCAAAACCATCGAAATCCCTATCACTCAAGTGATACCCACACATCTCAACCGCAATCCGTATCTTTTTGAAGATGCAATAAAATTTGGTAAAATGGGGGGGTTCATAGATATAACCAGTGGGATATTCCCTTATGAACAGGATAAAAATCCTATAAAGCCCAGCAAAGCCATAAAAACCCTCCTGGATGAAGGTGTCCCCCTTTCACAGATAACCCTGAGCTCTGACGGTAACGGCAGTTCACCCATATTTAACCAAAACGGTAAATTAGTCGGACTGGGAATAGGTTCTGTAAAAACTTTGTGGCAGGAAACCATGGACCTTGTAAAACAGGAAGGGCTTGACCTGGAAAAGGCCCTATGTCCCATCACCCGCAATGTAGCCGGTGCTTTAAAGTTATCGGACCATAAAGGTGAAATAAAGGAAGGCCTGGATGCGGATATGGTGCTGCTAACGCAAGACCTTGATATTCATACCGTTATATGTAAAGGAAGGATAATGGTGGAAAATAAAGTCCCGAAGGTTTTCGGGACTTTTGAAAAAAGAGGCGGCTTCGCAAAACTTTGA
- a CDS encoding ECF transporter S component: MSGKIKFITRTAILLALTVAFQSLKLGQFFTGPLVNAVLFISACAVGWPAGVVIGAVTPWIALLVGILKPVLAPAVPFIMLGNAVLVVVFSFLKPFNSYVAVLASSISKFGVLYLATRFLLDLNPRISSALQFPQLITAFAGGVLALIVISALNSFGVAPKLGKITRKIQKL, encoded by the coding sequence TTGAGCGGTAAGATTAAGTTTATTACCAGAACCGCCATACTATTAGCATTGACCGTGGCCTTTCAGAGCCTGAAACTCGGCCAGTTCTTTACGGGACCGCTAGTAAATGCGGTCCTATTTATCTCAGCATGCGCCGTGGGATGGCCGGCCGGTGTTGTCATCGGTGCCGTCACACCGTGGATCGCGCTTCTTGTTGGCATTTTAAAACCTGTACTGGCACCGGCAGTACCATTTATAATGCTCGGAAACGCCGTGCTGGTAGTAGTATTTTCATTTTTAAAACCTTTTAATTCATATGTGGCAGTTCTGGCATCATCTATTTCCAAATTTGGAGTTTTATACCTGGCTACAAGGTTCCTGCTTGATTTAAATCCCAGGATTTCTTCTGCACTGCAGTTTCCACAGCTTATAACGGCATTTGCAGGCGGTGTTCTGGCTCTAATTGTGATTTCCGCCCTGAATTCTTTTGGCGTTGCCCCAAAACTTGGTAAGATAACTAGAAAAATACAAAAACTGTAA
- a CDS encoding Spo0E family sporulation regulatory protein-aspartic acid phosphatase produces the protein MTRSLSHEINKLKIELYETLDLEKTLNGHRAYLLSLKLDKLIYEYYTGLSKRVQKNVEANMNY, from the coding sequence ATGACACGAAGTTTATCCCATGAGATTAATAAGCTGAAGATAGAGCTTTATGAAACTCTAGACCTTGAAAAGACCCTTAACGGCCATAGAGCATATCTTTTGAGCCTCAAACTGGACAAACTCATATATGAATATTATACTGGTTTGAGTAAAAGAGTACAGAAAAATGTAGAAGCAAATATGAATTATTAA
- a CDS encoding 4Fe-4S binding protein, translating into MAYVINNECIACGSCEPECPTDAISEGKIYKIDPEKCIECGACADVCPVTAISPEE; encoded by the coding sequence ATGGCATATGTAATAAACAATGAATGTATAGCCTGTGGTTCCTGCGAGCCCGAATGTCCAACCGATGCTATTAGTGAGGGCAAGATTTACAAGATAGATCCTGAAAAATGTATAGAGTGCGGCGCTTGTGCCGATGTATGTCCGGTAACTGCCATTTCGCCTGAAGAATAA
- a CDS encoding aspartate aminotransferase family protein, which translates to MLYQIDDVEKLSRSEIRKLYSEYVNPGLASMLSLLNFDKNFVRAEGCYVWDSDGNKYIDFLGAYGALNLGHNPPEIREALSKVSSRPNLLQASLSTYAAVLGHNLSEVAPSGLKNSFFCNSGTEAVEGALKTARAATGKFKIISCEGSFHGKTMGALSATGRKKYQIPFSPLVPGFETVEYGCLDTLEEKLKAKDVAAFIVEPIQGEGGIIVPPEGYLKGARKLCSQYGALLIVDEIQTGLGRTGRMFACEEEGVTPDIMCVAKSIGGGIMPIGAFITTSEVWEKAFGGMEKCLLHTSTFGGNTMACAAGIASINAIVENKLPERAREMGEYMLNGLKALKDRYNMIKDVRGRGLMVGIEFETEERGLLNRITGGAVNKFYQEFAGAMVAGELLNGHRIITAYTLNNPNVIRMEPPLIITKQDIDQMLNALEDIFTKNRGLLKLTFSTVKTAAGSLFSR; encoded by the coding sequence ATGCTTTATCAAATCGATGATGTGGAAAAACTTTCCCGCAGTGAAATAAGGAAATTATATTCGGAATATGTCAACCCGGGGCTTGCTTCCATGCTCAGCCTTTTAAATTTTGACAAAAATTTTGTCAGGGCTGAAGGCTGTTATGTATGGGACAGCGATGGCAATAAGTACATAGATTTTCTGGGGGCATACGGCGCTTTGAACCTTGGCCACAACCCGCCCGAGATTCGTGAGGCGCTGTCTAAAGTCAGCTCCAGGCCAAATTTGCTTCAGGCTTCCCTGAGTACATATGCTGCCGTTCTGGGTCATAACCTTTCTGAAGTAGCTCCTTCAGGCTTAAAAAATAGCTTTTTTTGCAACAGCGGCACTGAAGCCGTGGAGGGTGCGTTGAAAACAGCCCGGGCAGCTACCGGGAAGTTTAAAATCATATCCTGCGAAGGTTCCTTTCATGGAAAGACCATGGGGGCCCTTTCTGCTACCGGCAGGAAGAAATATCAGATACCCTTTTCACCCCTTGTTCCGGGATTTGAAACGGTGGAGTATGGCTGCCTCGATACTCTGGAGGAAAAATTAAAAGCAAAAGATGTGGCGGCATTCATAGTGGAACCCATCCAGGGGGAAGGTGGGATAATCGTACCACCGGAAGGCTACTTAAAAGGTGCCCGGAAACTCTGCAGTCAATATGGAGCCCTGCTTATAGTGGATGAAATCCAGACCGGTCTTGGCCGCACTGGCAGGATGTTTGCCTGTGAAGAGGAAGGGGTAACTCCTGATATAATGTGCGTGGCCAAGTCTATTGGCGGTGGGATCATGCCCATAGGGGCCTTTATAACCACTTCGGAAGTATGGGAAAAAGCCTTCGGCGGCATGGAAAAATGCCTTCTGCATACTTCCACCTTTGGCGGCAACACCATGGCATGCGCCGCAGGTATAGCCTCGATAAATGCCATTGTGGAAAACAAACTGCCCGAACGCGCTCGGGAAATGGGAGAATATATGCTAAATGGCCTGAAAGCTTTAAAAGATCGCTACAACATGATAAAAGATGTCCGGGGCCGGGGCCTCATGGTAGGAATTGAATTCGAGACAGAGGAAAGAGGTTTGTTAAATAGGATTACGGGTGGTGCTGTGAACAAATTTTATCAGGAGTTCGCAGGAGCCATGGTGGCTGGAGAACTTCTAAACGGCCACCGGATTATTACTGCTTATACCCTGAATAACCCCAATGTAATAAGGATGGAACCGCCCCTTATTATCACGAAACAGGATATTGACCAGATGTTGAATGCGCTGGAGGATATATTTACCAAAAACCGAGGTCTTTTAAAACTTACCTTCAGCACCGTTAAAACAGCAGCAGGTTCACTTTTTTCAAGATAG
- a CDS encoding ABC1 kinase family protein yields MSFYTRYRNIRRAREIANVFIKHGLGYLIDHVGLFEYLPLKKRGKAVDSSKIPAPVRIRQVLEELGPTFIKLGQMLSTRKDIIPGDILRELEKLQDEVKPFSSQEARSIVSEELSSPVEEVFSNFSAEPIASASIGQVYKARLTTGEDVIVKVKRPNIERVVSEDLEILFDLAGFLEHRFEWARMYGLVDLVEEFSDSLKKEMDFAREGRNAERFKKNFESSVEVYIPEVFWKFTTSRVLTQEYLEGIKVSEVEALKEAHINTEKVARNLAGCYLKQIAKFGFFHADPHPGNIVILNDGRIGLLDFGMVGTLREEMKQMGTRLMVAVAKKDSDRISEVLLDMGIAQKKVNREELKNDIEHLMSKYYDVPFDEISIGEVMTEMLEMARKYQIKVPSELALLAKTFITLEGILATLAPEMSIIEMAEPYVKEVIRQTYSIKGITAGLYNSINKIKDYGWGLPRHSLKILEMIERGEIELVLKHEKLDRLISRLDIISNRLSFSIIVASLIMGSSLMADQSRRIFMKVPVAELGFVIAGFMGFWLLISIMRSGRF; encoded by the coding sequence ATGTCATTTTATACGCGGTATAGAAATATTCGACGGGCTCGGGAAATTGCCAATGTTTTCATCAAGCATGGGCTTGGCTATTTGATAGATCATGTCGGGCTTTTCGAATATCTACCGCTTAAAAAAAGAGGAAAGGCAGTAGACTCCAGTAAAATTCCCGCTCCAGTAAGAATAAGGCAGGTGCTGGAAGAATTGGGACCTACCTTTATAAAACTGGGGCAAATGCTGAGCACTCGCAAGGATATAATTCCCGGAGATATTTTAAGAGAATTGGAAAAATTGCAGGATGAAGTAAAGCCTTTCAGCAGTCAGGAAGCCAGGAGCATTGTGTCAGAAGAACTATCAAGTCCTGTGGAGGAGGTTTTCAGCAATTTTTCCGCAGAACCTATAGCTTCAGCGTCCATAGGGCAGGTCTATAAAGCCAGGCTCACCACCGGCGAAGATGTGATAGTAAAGGTAAAAAGGCCTAATATAGAAAGGGTCGTGTCCGAAGACCTGGAGATACTTTTTGATCTGGCGGGATTTCTTGAGCATCGCTTCGAGTGGGCAAGGATGTATGGTCTTGTAGATTTAGTTGAAGAATTTTCCGATTCCTTGAAAAAGGAAATGGATTTTGCTCGGGAAGGCAGAAATGCCGAACGTTTCAAGAAAAATTTTGAGAGTTCCGTAGAGGTATACATACCTGAAGTTTTTTGGAAATTTACTACCTCCCGGGTACTGACTCAGGAGTATCTTGAAGGAATAAAGGTGTCGGAAGTCGAAGCCTTGAAAGAAGCTCACATAAATACTGAAAAAGTGGCCAGAAATCTTGCAGGATGCTATCTCAAACAGATAGCAAAGTTCGGGTTTTTTCACGCAGATCCGCATCCCGGCAATATAGTAATCTTAAATGACGGCAGAATCGGGCTTCTGGATTTTGGAATGGTGGGCACCCTAAGGGAAGAAATGAAACAGATGGGCACCAGGTTGATGGTTGCAGTAGCTAAAAAAGACTCGGATAGAATCAGCGAAGTGCTGCTGGATATGGGCATTGCCCAAAAGAAGGTAAACCGGGAAGAATTGAAAAATGATATCGAACATCTCATGTCAAAATACTATGATGTACCTTTTGATGAGATAAGTATAGGTGAAGTAATGACAGAGATGCTGGAAATGGCCCGGAAGTATCAGATAAAAGTGCCGTCAGAGCTGGCCTTGCTGGCAAAAACCTTTATAACATTGGAAGGCATACTGGCAACCCTGGCCCCTGAAATGAGCATTATTGAGATGGCCGAACCCTATGTTAAAGAAGTTATAAGGCAGACCTATTCTATAAAGGGAATTACCGCGGGGCTTTATAATTCTATCAATAAAATAAAGGACTACGGATGGGGTTTGCCGCGGCATTCTTTAAAAATACTGGAAATGATTGAGCGCGGAGAGATAGAGCTTGTTTTAAAGCACGAAAAGCTTGACCGGCTGATAAGCCGCCTGGATATCATAAGCAACCGCCTATCTTTCAGCATAATCGTGGCAAGCCTCATCATGGGGTCATCCTTGATGGCTGACCAGAGCCGCAGGATTTTCATGAAAGTGCCAGTGGCGGAACTGGGTTTCGTTATTGCTGGTTTTATGGGTTTCTGGCTATTGATTTCCATCATGAGGTCGGGCAGGTTTTAG
- the yfmF gene encoding EF-P 5-aminopentanol modification-associated protein YfmF, producing the protein MKDIFTHRTLKNGINLFIHSTDKFKTNTFCIFIHQNLRKETATMTALLPFVLKRGTRSFPTSRHLSLYLENLYGADMGGDILKRGESQILQFFMETVNQKYVTGDDIIDSSLKAFKELVLNPVEEDGSFKQAYVEQEKDVLRRNIESLYNDKFNYAIERCFQEMCKDEAFSIYKYGNIEDLKTIDKNNLYEYYLDCLQHCPMDFFVLGDVNEDEMSEKIEKLFDFARKEEKLVKTSFVRKEIKEEKIVEEKQDVNQGKLSMGFRTNTRYGDDDYYALMVYNGILGGGPHSKLFQNVREKASLAYYAFSKLEKNKGLMLIGCGIEFANFDRTVKIIKEQLEDIKAGKISDYEFDSTVKSLVNSFKESSDSPSMIISLYLDGIINGVRESTDDMIKKIQDVTKEDVKKVAQKINLDTIFFLNKK; encoded by the coding sequence TTGAAGGATATTTTTACTCACAGGACTCTGAAAAACGGCATAAATCTCTTTATTCACTCCACGGATAAGTTCAAAACAAATACTTTCTGTATTTTTATCCATCAAAATTTAAGGAAAGAAACTGCCACCATGACGGCCCTTCTGCCTTTTGTCTTAAAACGTGGAACCCGGAGCTTCCCTACTTCCAGGCATTTAAGCCTTTATCTTGAAAACCTCTACGGTGCCGACATGGGCGGGGATATTTTAAAAAGGGGTGAAAGTCAAATACTCCAGTTCTTCATGGAGACGGTGAATCAGAAATATGTGACAGGAGACGATATAATTGACAGCAGCCTGAAGGCGTTTAAAGAACTTGTTTTAAATCCCGTTGAAGAAGATGGCAGCTTTAAGCAGGCTTATGTGGAGCAGGAAAAAGATGTGCTAAGAAGGAACATTGAATCCCTCTACAATGACAAGTTCAATTACGCCATAGAGCGGTGCTTTCAGGAGATGTGTAAAGATGAGGCTTTCAGCATATACAAGTACGGCAATATAGAAGACCTTAAAACCATAGATAAAAATAATCTGTATGAATATTACCTGGATTGCCTGCAGCACTGCCCCATGGACTTTTTTGTGCTGGGTGATGTAAATGAAGATGAGATGTCTGAGAAAATCGAGAAACTGTTTGATTTCGCCCGCAAGGAGGAAAAACTGGTGAAAACCTCTTTTGTGAGAAAGGAAATAAAAGAAGAAAAAATTGTGGAAGAAAAACAGGATGTTAACCAGGGTAAGCTGTCCATGGGCTTTCGAACCAATACCCGCTACGGTGACGATGACTATTATGCCCTGATGGTGTATAACGGCATTCTGGGGGGAGGACCTCATTCCAAGCTGTTCCAAAACGTTCGGGAAAAAGCAAGTCTTGCTTATTATGCCTTTTCAAAGCTGGAAAAAAATAAAGGGCTTATGCTAATCGGTTGCGGCATAGAATTTGCAAATTTCGACAGAACCGTGAAAATAATAAAGGAGCAGCTCGAAGACATAAAAGCCGGAAAGATTTCCGATTATGAATTCGACAGCACCGTAAAAAGCCTGGTAAATTCTTTTAAAGAAAGTTCCGATAGCCCTTCCATGATCATTAGCCTGTACCTTGATGGCATAATCAACGGAGTAAGGGAATCGACCGATGATATGATTAAAAAAATACAGGACGTTACCAAGGAAGATGTAAAGAAAGTAGCCCAAAAAATTAATCTTGATACCATATTTTTCCTAAATAAAAAGTGA
- the yfmH gene encoding EF-P 5-aminopentanol modification-associated protein YfmH encodes MDAFLGEKLFSKRSKNGLMTYVLPKKNFNKVFAMYSTHYGSIDSEFIVPGTGERLKVPEGIAHFLEHKMFEMEYGNVFDKFAELGASSNAFTNYTNTTYLFSATSSFEQNLDLLLEFVETPYFTKESVEKEKGIITQELRMYEDEPEWQVLLNLLRCLYHNHPVRIDIGGTVESIQKIDVDTLYKCYNTFYHPSNMILFVTGCIEPNEVFELVERHENRKNIGVQPPIERIYPEEPGSIHNPTSTVKLDVAEPMFLMGFKDNDVGYEGFELLKKEICIGILLEVLFGKSSVLYERLYEEGLIDDRFSFSYEGQKDYGFCTIGGETRTPERLHKEILESISQNQARGVMEEDFARVKKKFLGDFIQGFNSVEFIATSFVSYYHKKIDIFDYMKALNEVTFEDVNWRLKTFLDFSRHATSTVMPK; translated from the coding sequence ATGGATGCTTTTCTTGGAGAAAAATTATTTTCTAAAAGGTCCAAAAACGGCCTAATGACATATGTGCTGCCTAAAAAAAACTTTAATAAGGTTTTTGCCATGTACTCCACTCATTACGGTTCCATAGACAGCGAGTTTATTGTCCCGGGTACCGGGGAGCGCCTTAAGGTTCCCGAGGGCATAGCCCATTTTCTCGAACACAAAATGTTCGAGATGGAATATGGCAATGTTTTTGACAAATTTGCCGAATTGGGTGCTTCATCCAATGCATTTACAAATTATACTAATACCACATATCTTTTTTCGGCCACTTCATCCTTTGAACAAAATCTGGACCTTTTGCTGGAATTTGTGGAAACTCCGTATTTTACGAAGGAAAGTGTTGAAAAGGAAAAGGGGATAATCACCCAGGAACTCAGGATGTACGAGGATGAACCCGAGTGGCAGGTGCTTTTGAACCTTTTAAGGTGTCTTTACCACAACCACCCTGTCAGGATAGACATAGGCGGGACCGTGGAATCTATACAAAAGATTGATGTGGATACCCTATACAAGTGCTACAACACCTTTTACCATCCCAGCAACATGATATTATTTGTGACGGGATGTATAGAGCCCAACGAGGTTTTTGAGCTGGTAGAAAGGCATGAAAACCGGAAGAATATAGGCGTTCAACCCCCTATAGAACGGATTTATCCCGAGGAACCCGGTTCTATCCACAACCCGACTTCCACAGTAAAGCTTGATGTGGCTGAGCCCATGTTTCTGATGGGATTTAAGGACAATGATGTGGGCTACGAGGGGTTTGAGCTACTGAAAAAAGAAATATGCATAGGAATTCTGTTGGAGGTGCTGTTCGGCAAAAGTTCCGTATTATATGAAAGACTGTATGAGGAAGGCCTGATAGACGACAGGTTCAGTTTTAGCTATGAAGGGCAAAAGGACTATGGTTTTTGCACCATAGGCGGAGAGACCAGGACCCCGGAAAGGCTCCATAAAGAAATACTGGAGAGTATTTCACAGAACCAGGCCAGAGGAGTTATGGAAGAGGATTTTGCCAGGGTCAAAAAAAAGTTTTTGGGGGATTTTATCCAGGGTTTTAATTCCGTAGAATTTATCGCTACTTCTTTTGTGTCTTACTATCACAAGAAAATCGACATATTTGACTACATGAAAGCCTTGAACGAAGTTACATTTGAAGATGTAAACTGGAGGCTCAAAACTTTTCTTGATTTCTCAAGGCACGCCACATCGACCGTTATGCCAAAGTAA